A portion of the Dethiobacter alkaliphilus AHT 1 genome contains these proteins:
- a CDS encoding RNA-guided endonuclease TnpB family protein has protein sequence MIKAFKYRLYPNKEQDVLLQKTFGCVRFIYNQMLANRMAVYEQYRDNKEALKQQKYALPADYKKEYPWLKEVDSLALANAQLNLNAAYRNFYRDPAIGFPNFKSKHRSKKSYTTNNQRGTIRLIDSKTIRLPKLKNVHIKLHRQLPKNAAIKSATISQKATGKYEISILVEWEAVIKPITPTIESTIGLDYSSRSLFVDSQASSPEYPKFYRLAEARLKKEQRKLSRRKKGSKNREKQRQIVAKLHEKVVNQRKDFLHNVSRKIANNFDAVVIEDLNLQNMAQGLNLAKSTNDNGFGMLKRFLQYKLAEQGKQLITIDKWYPSSKLCHCCGEKNNQLSLSERTWTCQRCETTLDRDVNAAINIKLEGCRILGIA, from the coding sequence ATGATAAAAGCTTTCAAGTATCGCCTCTATCCTAATAAAGAGCAAGATGTATTACTGCAAAAAACATTTGGTTGTGTGCGTTTTATCTACAACCAGATGCTTGCAAACCGCATGGCCGTCTATGAGCAGTACAGAGATAATAAAGAAGCTCTAAAACAACAAAAATATGCCCTGCCTGCAGATTATAAAAAGGAGTATCCCTGGCTGAAAGAAGTAGACAGTCTGGCACTGGCTAACGCTCAACTCAATCTAAATGCAGCCTATAGAAACTTTTATCGAGATCCCGCAATAGGATTTCCAAACTTCAAAAGCAAACACAGAAGCAAAAAATCATACACAACAAACAATCAAAGGGGTACAATTCGATTGATTGACAGTAAAACAATACGACTGCCAAAACTAAAAAATGTCCATATCAAACTCCACCGGCAGTTACCAAAAAATGCAGCAATAAAATCGGCAACGATTAGTCAAAAGGCAACAGGAAAGTATGAAATCTCTATTCTAGTTGAGTGGGAAGCGGTAATTAAGCCAATTACCCCTACAATAGAATCAACGATAGGTTTGGACTATTCTTCTAGATCACTGTTTGTCGATAGCCAAGCAAGCAGTCCGGAATATCCAAAATTCTATCGTCTGGCAGAAGCCAGATTAAAAAAAGAACAGCGTAAATTATCAAGAAGAAAAAAGGGCAGCAAAAACAGAGAAAAGCAACGACAAATTGTAGCCAAACTTCATGAAAAAGTAGTAAACCAGCGCAAAGACTTCCTGCATAACGTATCCAGAAAAATTGCAAACAATTTTGACGCAGTTGTAATTGAAGATCTGAACTTACAAAACATGGCTCAGGGATTAAACCTGGCAAAATCAACAAACGACAACGGGTTTGGCATGCTGAAACGATTTCTGCAATATAAGCTGGCAGAGCAGGGCAAACAACTGATAACCATAGATAAATGGTACCCTTCAAGTAAGCTTTGCCATTGTTGCGGAGAAAAAAATAACCAGTTATCTCTAAGTGAACGGACATGGACATGCCAACGATGTGAAACCACCTTAGATCGAGACGTAAACGCGGCCATCAATATAAAGCTTGAAGGATGCAGAATACTTGGTATTGCCTAG
- the steA gene encoding putative cytokinetic ring protein SteA, with protein sequence MTRIFGPAKKGKKTKKLVDELVAGDIAVIAHRDLDELAAESLCARKVKAVINADSSMTGRYPNNGPAKLAAAKIFHLDQLGEEFFEKVGDNDRLTVREDGIWRGSEFLGRGRVVDAALIKEQMRVAEENLTQMLDSFVQNTLDYALKEKELILGNLELPRLKTDFADRHVLVVVRGQSYREDLEAVKHYIDEVRPVLVGVDGGADALLEYGYTPDLVVGDMDSISDQALKKARELVVHAYRDGRAPGMERIRSLDLAATTVQAPGTSEDIAFLLAYEWGAKLIAAIGTHSNMIDFLEKGRKGMASTFLVRLKVGNRLVDARGVSQLYRSRVSGRSLVLLTLAAGIPAVALALANPTVRHIFGLIAMRLRLVGL encoded by the coding sequence ATGACAAGGATTTTCGGTCCGGCCAAAAAAGGAAAAAAAACCAAGAAGCTGGTGGATGAGCTGGTGGCGGGGGATATTGCCGTTATTGCTCATCGTGATTTGGATGAGTTGGCTGCGGAATCGCTTTGTGCCAGGAAAGTCAAAGCGGTTATTAATGCCGATTCTTCCATGACGGGACGTTACCCCAATAATGGCCCGGCCAAATTGGCGGCGGCCAAGATTTTTCATTTGGACCAGCTGGGAGAAGAGTTTTTTGAAAAAGTCGGGGATAATGACCGGCTCACTGTCCGGGAGGACGGAATATGGCGTGGTTCTGAATTTTTGGGCCGCGGTCGCGTGGTGGATGCAGCTTTGATAAAAGAGCAGATGAGGGTTGCTGAAGAGAACCTGACCCAAATGCTGGACTCTTTTGTGCAAAATACGCTGGACTATGCCTTAAAGGAGAAGGAATTGATTCTGGGCAACCTGGAGTTGCCCAGGCTAAAGACGGATTTTGCGGACCGACACGTGTTGGTGGTGGTGCGGGGCCAGTCCTACAGGGAAGACCTGGAAGCGGTGAAGCATTATATTGATGAGGTGCGGCCGGTGCTGGTGGGAGTGGACGGCGGGGCCGATGCACTTTTGGAGTATGGTTACACACCGGACTTGGTGGTGGGCGATATGGACAGCATCAGTGACCAGGCCCTTAAAAAAGCGCGGGAGCTGGTGGTTCATGCTTACAGAGACGGCCGTGCTCCCGGTATGGAGCGCATCCGCAGCCTGGATTTGGCGGCCACCACTGTGCAGGCCCCCGGGACCAGTGAAGATATAGCTTTTTTGTTGGCCTATGAGTGGGGAGCCAAGCTCATTGCCGCCATCGGTACCCATTCCAATATGATTGATTTTCTGGAAAAGGGGCGTAAAGGGATGGCCAGCACTTTTTTGGTGCGTCTGAAGGTGGGCAACCGTCTGGTGGATGCCCGTGGCGTGAGCCAGCTGTACCGCAGCCGTGTTTCCGGCCGTTCCCTGGTATTGTTGACTTTGGCCGCCGGTATCCCGGCAGTGGCATTGGCGCTGGCCAATCCCACGGTGCGCCATATTTTCGGCCTGATTGCCATGCGTCTCAGACTGGTAGGGCTTTAA
- the spo0A gene encoding sporulation transcription factor Spo0A, whose protein sequence is MLKVFVADDNREFSDLLVEYLEQQPDIDIVGKAYNGKETMELIADNPPDVLLLDIIMPHLDGLGVLEQIGSMDARPKVIMLTAFGQEDITRKAVELGASYYILKPFNMDVLVERIRLLGNGQAPAPSVSTLSRPVKRSSLESDVTNIIHEIGIPAHIKGYHYLREAIMMVVEEVDLLGSVTKILYPRIAEKYDTTSSRVERAIRHAIEVAWSRNNIETIKKFFGYTINTERGKPTNSEFIALVADRLRLYGKSVQH, encoded by the coding sequence ATGCTAAAAGTATTTGTGGCTGATGACAACCGAGAATTCAGCGACTTACTCGTTGAGTATCTGGAACAACAACCTGACATTGACATCGTGGGGAAGGCTTATAATGGTAAGGAGACAATGGAATTAATCGCCGACAATCCCCCGGATGTTTTACTGCTTGACATCATTATGCCCCATCTTGACGGACTTGGCGTGCTGGAACAGATTGGTTCAATGGATGCCCGCCCCAAAGTAATCATGTTAACCGCCTTCGGCCAGGAGGACATTACCCGTAAAGCGGTGGAGTTAGGCGCCTCGTACTACATATTGAAGCCCTTTAATATGGACGTACTGGTGGAAAGAATTCGCCTGCTGGGTAACGGTCAGGCTCCCGCACCTTCTGTATCCACCCTGTCGCGTCCCGTCAAACGCAGCAGCCTGGAGTCCGATGTGACAAACATTATTCATGAAATCGGCATTCCCGCCCATATTAAAGGATATCATTATTTACGGGAAGCAATTATGATGGTGGTGGAAGAAGTGGATCTGTTGGGCTCTGTTACCAAGATTCTCTACCCACGCATCGCAGAAAAATACGACACCACCAGTTCCCGGGTGGAGCGCGCCATTCGCCATGCCATTGAAGTGGCCTGGTCCCGCAATAACATTGAAACCATTAAGAAGTTCTTCGGCTACACCATTAATACCGAGCGTGGCAAGCCCACCAATTCCGAATTCATCGCCCTGGTAGCCGACAGACTCCGCCTTTACGGCAAAAGCGTACAGCACTAA
- a CDS encoding immunoglobulin-like domain-containing protein, translated as MKRLLWLLISIAISLTLFSGCGDSANITNWEPTTYEVVNNFDGVTMVVKEETISSTGLTVEFKNSSDSEGLFGEYFSLEKRINEGWYQVPRTYDEYLVPDIGYPLTPRGTRELLVDWEWLYGSLDTGEYRIVKDISEVRGPGDSDKYYLAAEFTVH; from the coding sequence ATGAAAAGGCTGTTATGGTTACTGATTTCTATAGCTATAAGTTTGACATTATTTTCAGGATGCGGTGATTCAGCTAATATAACTAACTGGGAACCTACAACTTATGAAGTCGTGAATAACTTTGACGGCGTTACTATGGTCGTCAAAGAAGAAACGATTTCATCTACGGGGCTTACGGTAGAATTTAAGAATAGCTCTGATAGTGAAGGCTTATTTGGCGAGTATTTTTCTCTGGAAAAGAGGATTAACGAAGGATGGTATCAGGTTCCAAGAACATATGACGAATATTTAGTTCCTGATATTGGATATCCTTTAACCCCAAGAGGCACTCGGGAGTTATTAGTCGATTGGGAATGGCTATATGGAAGTCTGGACACAGGTGAATATCGTATAGTAAAAGATATTTCAGAAGTTAGAGGTCCAGGGGATTCTGATAAGTACTATTTGGCTGCTGAGTTTACAGTTCATTAA